The genome window TTATTGAATAGTATTTCATTAAACATTTCTATTTCTGTCTACTAAATAATATCTAAGGAGCATACCAATGAAAAATTCTAAGAAGCCATTGCTTCACGGTCTGATCTTTGCAATAATAGCTACGGCTTTTTTATACCTTCTCAACGGAGAATTCTCATTTGCAGGTATTATCGGGGGATTTGTATGGGTATTCAGTGCATTAATTATTCCTGTGAAAGAGAAAAAATAATTTTTTATAAAAACATAACAGAAGAATAGAGGTGAGAGTTTGAAAATTTTAACACCGGATTTTTTTTATAATTCTATCTATGATGTAAAGTTGGATGAACTGAAACAATTAAACATAGAAGGGTTGATTATTGATATTGACAATACCCTTGTGGGATGGGATACTTCGCTACCTACATTAGCAGTGAAGGAATGGTTAAATAGCTTATCGACCCAGGACTTTAAAGTATGTTTGGTATCCAACAACAATAAAAAAAGAGTAATGCATTTTTCAAAGGAGTTAAATCTCCCCTTTATTTATCAAGCAAAGAAACCCATGAAAAGAAACTTTTTAGCTGCAATGAAAATTTTGGGAACCACCAAGGATACCACCGCAGTAATTGGAGATCAAATATTTACCGATGTCCTCGGTGGTAATCGATTAGAACTCATTACGGTTTTGGTAAAACCTATTAAAAGCAAGGAGTTCTGGTGGACAAACTTGGTACGTAAGATTGAAAGGCGTGTAATTAAAAAAGTTATAAAGTAATCAACATA of Isachenkonia alkalipeptolytica contains these proteins:
- a CDS encoding YqeG family HAD IIIA-type phosphatase; translated protein: MKILTPDFFYNSIYDVKLDELKQLNIEGLIIDIDNTLVGWDTSLPTLAVKEWLNSLSTQDFKVCLVSNNNKKRVMHFSKELNLPFIYQAKKPMKRNFLAAMKILGTTKDTTAVIGDQIFTDVLGGNRLELITVLVKPIKSKEFWWTNLVRKIERRVIKKVIK